Genomic segment of Hymenobacter volaticus:
CAACTGAAAGCCTACAACTGGAATTCGACCGGCATCGCCGGGGCCGACAGCGTGGCGGGCAACCAGGCTAACGCCTTTCAGCAGCCGTTTCAACAGCCGGCTTTCAACTGGAACCTTGACATCGAAACCTTCGAGCTGCTGCCCCTGGCGGCGGGCAAGCGCTTCGTCATTCCCTTCTACGACGCGGGCGGCAAGCCGCCCACCTACGTAACCTACACCGTAACAGGTGCCGAGACGCTGGCCGTGCCCGGCGGACCGCCGGTGGCTTGCTGGAAGCTCGTCACCGCAGGACTGACGCCCACTAAAGCGCCGTTCAAGCAAACGTTCTGGATTAGCCAACGAGACCACGAGTTCTTGAAGGAAGAAGACCAGTACCCGGGAGGGCTTTCTCGCTACAAAATCAAGACCAGCACCGTGCCCGGGGTCATGCCCAACCCGGTGTCTCGCCCGGCGAAGTAAGCCTCTGCCGCTACGGAATTGCCGTTTGGAGAGCGCCGTCCACTCAAATTACGGCCTGGTGTTTTCGCCCGTACCCCTCGTTCTGCCTGCCCATGGTTCATGTTGTCGCTAAAGCACCGGCCTGTGCTAACTGCGCCTACGTCTTCGTGCTTACTGAGCCGGCCGAGTTTTGCCCGCGCTGCGGCCAGCAAAACCACGGCAGCCTCGGCGTGGGCCACGTGGCCGAAGAATTTCTGGAAGGCGTATTCCACTTTGATGGCAAAATATTTCGCAGGTGCGAAAAATTCCCGCTTTAGTTGGGCTTACAAAAAACTATCACCAGGCCATCCCCACGGCCCGGGCCAGCATTCAGGACAGCCCGGAGCAGACCAGTTACCGCAATTGCAGCCGGTAAAAGGCAGCAGCGAGCCGGGAGGTAGGGTAGGGCGCGGCCGAGTTAGAGGCGCCGGCGAGGTGGTGATAAAGCGCCGACGTCCCGCCGCTTACGGGCGAAGAAATGCTAGCAGGGACCGGTTAAAAAGCGCGGGCGCTTCCAGGTTGACCATGTGCCCGGCGTTGGCAATCACCAGGCCAGTCTGGTCGGCCACCGTCTGCTGCAGGTACTGCCCACAAGCAAGAATAAAGGGCAGGTCTTGTTGGCCGACCATCACCAGCACCGGGACGGTTAGCTTGGCGACTTGCGGGGCAGCCGGCTGGGAGGAAAGGCGAGGCCAGCCGCTGAGACGGTGCGCGCGCATGGTAGTTAGCGTTGTTTGGTAGAGCAAACGCCGCGCGCGGGCATTGACTTGGTTGGGGCGCCGCGCAGGACCGTCAAACCAGGCACGCGTAAATTCTTCTGCCGCCGCTGCCGTGTCGGCGCGCACCAGCTGGGTTGTAATCCGGGGCCAAACTTGCTTGGTCTGCGCATCGAGGCGGTCTTCCAACCCGGAAACACTAGTGGAAACTAGGGCTAGTTTGCTGACTCGTTCGGGATGGGCCAGGGCGAAATCCAGGGCGCAGGCACCGCCCAGCGAAATACCCACCAACGCTACTTGTTTTACTTGCAGCTCGTCGAGCACCCGTAAGAGCACCTGCTGCATGGCTTGTGTGGTATCGTACCCCGTGCTTTGGCCGTGACCGGGCAGATCGAGGCAGATAACGTGGTGGCGCCTGGCCAGCACGGGTACTTGCTGCGCCCACATGCGCGAATCCTGGAGCCCGGCGTGCAGCAGCACTACTGGCGGCCCTGGCCCGTGCGTTCGTAGTGAATCCGTAGCGAGTTAACGGAAATAAACCCCGCCCGGGACTGCGCCGGCGCTTGCCAGGCCGAGAGCAGAAACGAGGCGAGGATGAAGTGGACAAACTTCGGCATATTATAGCGTAGCGGGAAGACACCCGTTAATCAGGAAGCGCTAAGGTTAAGTTGCCACTAGTCCGGGCAGAAGGTAAACTTATTCGGGCGTAGGTAGCTGTTTCCTGCTACAGATCCTTGAGCGGAATTTTCAGCTTAGCCTATCAATATAACTTTTCTAGAAGTCGAGACCTAACTCTTTATATAGCTAGCAATAAGTAAACTTACCTCGTTACCTAAGAGGACTGACGAGGATTTCCTGTCCGTCGTGGTCTTAACAGAGCGAGGCTCTGGCCGAGGTCGAAATACAATAAAGGAGGAGCGCAGAGCGAACAAAGCGTCTCCAACTCGGGGCTGAAGATGCTCTGAGAGAAGAGTCGCCCTAGTTAAGGCTCTGCCAGCGTGACCACCCCGCGGACGTGATGCAGCGAATCGCGTGGTTCCCCGCATCCGCCACGCACAGGGTTCCATCAGGGGCGACGGCAATGCCCAGCGACCCTGACCAGCCCAGCGAGCGTGGTTACGGCCGCTGGGGCTTAGCCCTGCACAGGAAGCCCCACCCGAAGAGAACGAAACAGCCGGCAACCAATCGTAGGAATAGAGCCAAGGCCCGGATAGGCGCAAGCCTAAAGGAGCAGTTAACGAAGCGAAAGTACACTTAGCCACTGTACTCAATGCCCAAGGAAAGAGAAGAAAGCAAGAGAATGCCCATTTGAAGCAGAGGAGGTAAGCTTATTTTCTTTAAGAGGGCACAAGGTTACCCATAAGGAAGCATCGTTCTTAGACCGTTACTTTTGATCTAGCGGCTTATCACAAACCAACACTACGTCAGAATCCGGAGTTAGCGCAGCAGACACTCTCCAACCTAGCGGCTGGCAACTCAACCAACCACGACTTCTACCTCTTCCGGTCTCCGTTACCGACTGGGCTAGCGTAGGACGATGCCGATCCTTTGCCAGTGGAGGAGAGCAAGTGCCAGACCAGCGGCGCAGTGCTCACGACAAACAAGCCAAACAAGGCTTGGTCGAACAGTGATACCGGGACCATGTGCGGGATGGGACGACCCAAGTAGCCGGCCAGGTAGACGAGGGTGTTTACGCTCACATCCGAAACCATAATGGCAACGGCCAGGGCGAGTCCGACGCGCGGGGAGCGCCACAGCAGGAACACGGTCAATGGATCCAGGAAAGTGAGCGCATCCCAGTACAGGCCAATAGCCCGGGGCACCGGCCAGGCGAGCCAGCCGTGGGTGAGCACGCCGTGAACATGCGTGTACGTGCCGATGAGAAACCCGAGGGAGTACACGAGCAAGATTCCCCGCACCACGCGAGGGAAGGCGGCAACAAACAAGCGAGCCATAGAGCAAAGAGAAGGGCGCAGCAGAAGCGGCTTGGTGCACGCGCTCATGGAGCCAAGTCCGACAAGATACGGCCTAGCTAGAGACTCTTGCTCACCCAAGGATGGCAGGTCCGGGCATTAAAACGCGAAAAGCCTCACCCGGTACCGGATGAAGCTTTTGCTGGCGGTATAGCTGCGACCTTGCTCTCCGGCGTCGGGGGATGCAGGGTCGCAGTACTCTAACGGGTGGCAACCACTAAAGCCGGTTCATACTCGACCACCAGTTTGCGCACCCACGCGGTGGAGCGACCAGCATGGGTTCTGACGTGCACGCTGTAATGGTAGCGTGCTAGTCCTACCTGAAGATCGACTTGATAGCGCCCGCTTGGGGCCCGGTCAAAGTCGAAGCGCTGCCCGTAAGTTGGGGCGGTATACGTTTCTCTAAACAAGGGTTGCTGCGTGCTGAGCCGCACCACCTGCACGTACCCGCGCGCGTAGTCGGGGCTGGCAACGCGCAAGCGCAAGCTGGCGGGCGCTACTTGCGTCAGGCTAACGGGCTCAGCCATCTGCGCAACCACTGGGCTAACGCCGGTTACAAGGAAGAGCACGAACAAAGCGGGGCAAAGAACGGGGAGCGTTGACATGGAAAGGAGAAAAGAGAGTGCAACATGTCCTGGGACAAACCGGAAGCCGGTCCACTGCTAGCGCTATACTAGCGGATGCTCTCTTTTATGCCAAGGAACGCGCCATCTTTACAACTAACACATACAGAGTGAATTACGTCATTGGCAGCTAGTCATGGGTTCCGTATGCTGTTTTATATCCGAACACCAGGTGTTCGGTTATGACGCGTTGGCCCGCGGCCGCGGGCGTAACGCCTGCGCGCTGCGCTGATCCTGCTTGTGCATGGGGCACTGCCGCCGTGGCAGGCTTCCCTGCTGCTTGCCACAGTATCTTGACCCGGTGTGGCGGGAGAAGTATTGCGGGGCCTCGTAGAGGAAGGGTAGGTCAAGTATTGGTCAAGTAGCTCGTCGAGCCGCCAGTAAAGCGTATGCACCGGCACGCTTACGGGCAAAAGCAAGCACGTGGAACCCTTGCGGGCGTGGCTGGGCGTCTACAACAGAAAGCGCTCTACGTGCTCCAGGCGGGCGGCCCAAGTAGGAGCCGCTAGCAACTACGCTGCCAGGCGCGCCATGGCGGCCCCAAAAACAGCGGTTAAACCGGTGTCTGATGTAATAGCATAGCGCAAAGTAGCCAGTAGCAGTAAGGGCCGCCCGGGCCTGGGTTTCAGCCGGGTTTGGGTACCTAGTTGGGGGCTTTGCTTCGT
This window contains:
- a CDS encoding DUF3108 domain-containing protein is translated as MPLLPTIARPLPSPFACLIASRPARLLAGRQHRASYGWVLGAWLLAYSAAAQTPDTLRVGDRRLQVSRLQPGTRQYLVYFQNPAQPKMLGFWLWRRQVQATRHQGAPVLRITQHWYGADTISYREVTSLVRAGDFASLYHAETVKGQLKAYNWNSTGIAGADSVAGNQANAFQQPFQQPAFNWNLDIETFELLPLAAGKRFVIPFYDAGGKPPTYVTYTVTGAETLAVPGGPPVACWKLVTAGLTPTKAPFKQTFWISQRDHEFLKEEDQYPGGLSRYKIKTSTVPGVMPNPVSRPAK
- a CDS encoding alpha/beta fold hydrolase; its protein translation is MLLHAGLQDSRMWAQQVPVLARRHHVICLDLPGHGQSTGYDTTQAMQQVLLRVLDELQVKQVALVGISLGGACALDFALAHPERVSKLALVSTSVSGLEDRLDAQTKQVWPRITTQLVRADTAAAAEEFTRAWFDGPARRPNQVNARARRLLYQTTLTTMRAHRLSGWPRLSSQPAAPQVAKLTVPVLVMVGQQDLPFILACGQYLQQTVADQTGLVIANAGHMVNLEAPALFNRSLLAFLRP